The DNA sequence GACCAATCCCTTTGGTACCGCCAGTTACAACTATCAATGGGTTCATACAGATCGATTGAGTCCGATATGGGCCAGTCTGTTTGCAGCCGGACCGGGTTTGGGAAACGGCGCAAGTTACTGCAGAAACCATTCTCCCTTTGCTTAGGTTGTTGCCAATGTATTCTGTTCGTCCGATAGTGGGCGAGGATCGTTGTTCATTACACGCTGTATGTCACGGATAGGCCGGTACTTTATTTTTTTGGGGTCTCTTTTTCGCAACCGCGAAAAAATGGGTGTTTACCTGAAACTGATTATGGATGAGTGCAACTCCATTGGGGTTGGGTCGGTATTCATCGTTGCCCTCGTAGCATCGTTTATTGGAGCCGTTACCTGCGTCCAGACGGCCTATAACCTATCCAATCCGTTTGTTCCCAGAAACATTATTGCACTCATCGTTCGGGACAGTACCATTCTCGAACTGGCCCCTACCATCACCTGCATCGTACTGGCCGGTAAAGTAGGTTCGAACATTGCCGGCGAACTGGGTACCATGCGGATTACGGAGCAGATCGACGCGCTGGAAGTGATGGGCATCAACTCCAGTTCGTACCTGATTTTACCGAAAGTAATTGCCTCCATCCTGATGTTCCCGCTATTGGTTATTCTGGCGGGCTTCCTGTCTATTCTGGGTGGCTACATTGCCGGTGTGCTGGCCGGTGTTATCTCACCCGAGGACTACGTTTCGGGGCTTCGGTACGATTACAAACCGTTCGGCGTAGCGTTCGCCCTCATCAAGACAACTGCCTTTGCCTTTTTAACATCAACCATTTCCGCTTTTCAAGGCTATAACGTTTCGGGGGGGGCGCTCGAAGTAGGCAGCGCATCAACGTCGGCAGTCACCAACAGTTGTATTGCCATTGTAGCCGCTGACTTTATCCTCACGCAACTGCTGTTAACCTAGTGAGTGCGTAAGTGATGGAGTGACTATTGCCTGCAACGGCTGTTCACTCCGTCGCTCATGCACTCATGTACTCACTCGAAGAGAATGATCGACATTAAGCACGTAGCAAAAACGTTTGGCGACCGGCAGGTACTGGCAGGTATTGACGGCACATTTAAGCCAGGCGAAACCAGTCTTATTATTGGCGGTAGCGGTACGGGGAAAAGCGTACTGTTGAAGTGTATGATCGGACTGATCAAGCCCGACGAAGGGCAGGTCCTCTACGACGGACGGGACTTTCTGACGGTTGATGAAGACGATCAGAAGACCATCCGGCGCGAAATGGGCGTACTCTTTCAGGGATCAGCCCTGTTCGATTCTAAAACGGTGCTGGAAAACGTCCGCTTTCCGCTCGATATGCTCACCGATCAGTCCAAAGCCGACAAAAAAGACCGGGCTATGGAGTGTTTACAGCGCGTTGGCTTACAGGAAGCCGCCGACCGGATGCCCTCGGAGATTAGTGGCGGGATGAAAAAACGGGTTGGTATTGCCCGGGCCATCGTGCTAAACCCCAAGTATCTCTTCTGCGACGAACCTAACTCCGGGCTTGATCCACTGACGTCGATCAAGATCGATCAGCTCATCAAGGAAATTACCGACGAGTTTAAAATCACGACTGTCGTTATTACCCACGATATGAACTCGATGATGGAAATTGGCGACAAGATTATGTTTCTTTATCAGGGCAATAAACTGTGGGAGGGCAACAGTGCTACCCTCACCCAGTCTAGCGTTAGCGAGCTGAACGAGTTTATTTTCGCCAGCAAGCTTATTCGTGATATGCAGCATTAATCAGGCTCGTACAAGCCTGGCTGTTCCTAAAACCTGACCCGTATGCCCGCCAGAAAATTTCGGCCGGCCTGTGGGTAGTAGGCATTCTCGGCCGTGACCTTGCCTTCGGCAATGTAGGCAAACGTGTAGCCATTCGATTCATACAACTCGTTCAGGACGTTGTTGAACAGCAGCGTGAACGCAATCTCCTGCGCAAATTTCGGCTTAATCGAATAGATGATCCGAATATCGTTGGTTGTGTAAGCATTCAGCTTGCGACCCTCGTTGGAGGTATTATCCAGGTACTGTTTGCCTACGTGCTTCGATAGCAGGCCCAACTCCAGCCCTTTTGCGGGCGTAAACAGTAGTTGAGATCCGGCAATCACGTTCGGCGAAAAGGAAATGTCCGTTTCCCGGTATTGAAAGCTCTGCTGGCTGCCATCGTCGAAGTTATCCAGGTACTCCGTGAAATTCTTGACCTTATTCTGGCTGAAGGTTGCATTGACATTCCAGCGAAGATTTTTGGCCAGCCGCACACCCGCTTCCAGCTCTATACCAGCCCGGTAACTAACGGGAATATTGATCCGGTTAGCAGCTCCCACGTCGTTCAGCTTACCAGACAGCGCCAGTTGATTTTTATAATCCATGTAATACAGGTTGGCCGTAAAAGCCAGCCCTGACGACTGGATCTTGTAGCCCGCTTCGTAGTCGATTAGCTGCTCGGCCTTGGGACGGCTTTGCGGAGTCGACTGGGTATAATCATCACGGTTGGGTTCCCGGTGCCCAACGCCCACAGAGGCATATACCGTACTACGGTCGTTCAGGGTATAGGTTACTCCGGCTTTGGGATTGAAGAAGGTCAGGCTGGCCGATTGCTGCACGTTTTGCAACTGGCTGTTGAAGCCCAGAAACGAGTACCCAACCGTGCGCACCTGCATATCGGCAAAAGCATTGAGCTTCGGACTAAACTGGTAGAATGCTTTCGCATACAGGTTGAAATCGGTTTTAACAGCATCATCATTATAATACCGATCGCGGATATTGGTGTTGCCCGCCACCCGCGCCCAGATTATTTCGCCGTAGTGCCCACCCTGATACTGGTTCCAGCCCCCGCCAATGTTGGCCGTCAGCTTCCCGAAACTGTTGTAATCAAGTGAGAAAACAGTGCCGTAGTAATCATTGGCCAACCACCGGCGCCGAATGATATCCGTGCGCTGGATAATCGAATCGCCGATGGTAACGTTGGGCAACCCGTAATTGCTGTACTTGTCGTTGGGGCGGTACTGCTCGTAATACCCTTTTCCTTTGGTGTAGAAAAATGACGTATTGAGCCGCCAGTTTCGACTCAGTTCGTGTGAGCCGATCAACTGGTAATTATCCTGCTGATAGTTATCAATTTCGTTTTCGTACGTATAAGGGTTAAACGTCCGGTTCGTTTTTAGTAAATTCTCCGGCACACCGCCCCACGACTGATACGTCCGCTCCTGACCCGAAAACACGTTGAACCGGATAAAGCTCTTATCCGAATAGTAACCACCCGACAGATAGAACGACTTCAGGTCCGAAAAGGCCCGGTCGACGTAGCCATCAGAATTGATTTTTGAGAGCCGGGCATCCAGCACAAAATGGTTATTGAGCAGGCCCGTTCCGGCCAGTACGTTCACTTTTCGCGTGCCAAATGATCCCGCCGATAGGTTCGTTTCGGCATACGGTTTAGCCTCCAGCTTGTTGGTCTGGATATTGACCGATGCGCCAAAAGCACCCGCACCGTTGGTCGACGTACCGACTCCCCGTTGAATCTGGATACTGCTCACCGACGAGGCAAAATCAGGCATATCCACAAAAAAGGTGCCCTGCGACTCGGCGTCATTATACGGAATACCATTGAGCGTTACGTTGACACGGGTCGCGTCAGAACCCCGGATCCGGATGCCCGTGTAGCCCACCCCCGTACCCGCGTCGGAGGTCGTTACAATGGATGGGGTGAAGTTGAGCAATTGCGGAATATCCTGCCCCATGTTAAGCTTGTCCAGGTCCCGGCGCGATACGTCGGTATAGGCGATAGCCGATTTCTGATTGGCCCGGGTGGCGCTCACCACAACCTCATCGACGGCAATAGCCGTTTTTTTCAGCACAATCGGCAGCGTAACATCCTGCGTCAGGTTGAGCATCTGGGTTTGTGGCTCGTAACCCAGCAGCGACACCCGCACCGATACGGGTCCGGGTTTAAGATTGGTCAGGCGAAAATTTCCGCTGGCATCGGTAAACGTACCGATGTATGTTCCTTCAATAGTGATGGCAGCGCCAGGCAGCAACTGGCTGGCCGTAGCCTGGTCATCGGTTTCACGGACGGTACCGGAGATAACCAGTTGCGCCTGGACCTGGCAAACAGACAGGCATAGCAGGAGTAGTAATGATGCGTAGTAGGTCGTCTTTTTTTTCATGATGAAAAAGCATTGACGATAGGCAAGGGGCCAATCCTACCTCTTAGTAAGCAATACGAGAATAAATGATGAACTCCAGTTCCCTTCCCGGCATTATCCGGGCAGGTTCAATGGGTATAATCTCAGCCCGTTATGTTAGGGCACCCCTTCAAAGATTAGCGATACAAATGTACGCTTTTCCACAAAACAACCGGAAATCTCGCGCGTTAACTAGTAAATCAGTATAGTTAAGTATGAGCGAGTTTGATTTAGTTGTATTGCAGGATGATACTGCTAACGGACGCCTGAAAGTGGGCGATGTAGGCACAATTTTGACCGTATATAACGACGGAAAAGCGTTCGAGGTTGAGTTCGTTACGCTTACCGGCGAATCAGTTGCGGTGGAAACACTGTTACCGCATCAGATTCGGATGGTACGATCGTCGGAAGTGATGGCGGTTCGGGACATGATGGTAAAAGAAGAAACCAATTCGTAAAGTTTTGAGCTTTATGCTTTTCCACTCGAACAAATAGTTCTAATTTTGCAATCCAAATTGCAAAACCATGAGCAAAAAGAACACCGGCTTGGATTTTTTAGAAGACCCGGACGCATTAGAAAATAAGTTAGAAGATGTTGGTGATTTCTTTCAGCAGAATCGGAACATCGTGCTGGGTTTAGTTGGCGGTCTTGTTGTGCTGATCGTTGGTTTCTTTGGCTACCGCGCCTACGTTGGCAGCCAGGACGAAACGGCACAGGTTGAATTGTTTCCTTCGGTTTACAAACTCGAAGCCGATTCGCTGAAGCAAGCCCTCAATGGTGATGGCAAAACGCCCGGTTTGCTGGCCGTTGCCGATAATTACGGGTCTACGCCCGGTGGTAATCTGGCCGAGTTTTACGCTGGCGTCGGATTATTGAAACAGGGTAAGTATGATGAAGCCATTGACCACCTGAAAGATTTCAGCTCGTCGGATCTGCTGGTGCAGGCACGTGCCTATGCCCTGATCGGCGATGCGTATATGGAAAAGAAGAGCTACGACGAAGCCGCTGACTATTACCAGAAGGCTGCCGACTATAAATCGAATAAGTTCTTCACCCCCGGCTACCTCATGAAACTGGCCGTTGCTTACGAGCAGGCCAAGCAGAATGACAAAGCCATCAGTACTTACAACGATATCATCGAAAAATACGCTCAGTCTGCCGAAGCCGTAAGTGCCAGGAAGTATAAATCCGTGCTTGAAGCGACGGTCGGCGAGTCATAAGCGTATCTGAACCAATCAATACAGCAAAGGACAAAGCCACAACGGGTTTTGTCCTTTTTTTATAAACGGTAGCCCAGATGCCCACATCTGGCGAGTTGCGAAAGTGACTAGGATTATTGCTGCCAAGCCAGCCTACGGGCCACCTTACCGGATGTGGGCATCCGACCTACGCATACTATGTCTTCAGCCCACAAAAACCTAAGCGTCTTTTCCACGAGCGAACTGCCCGATATCAGCCACCGCCGGTTCGTTATCCTGGTTTCGGAGTGGAACACCGATGTTACCGAAGCGCTGTTTGAAGGCGCCTACAACGTCCTGGTCGAGCACGGGGCCAAAACCGAAAACATCATCCGGGGTAACGTACCAGGCAGTTACGAATTAAGTCTGGGAGCGCTGTGGTTTGCACAACGCGATGATATCGACGCTGTTATTGCTCTTGGCTGCGTCATTCAGGGCGAAACCAAGCACAACGATTACATTAACCATGCCGTAGCACAGGGCCTGACCAACGTCAGTCTGAAAACCGGTAAACCAGTTATTTTCGGTGTGCTCACGCCCAATGACCAGCAGCAGGCGCTCGACCGGGCGGGTGGCAAACACGGTAACAAAGGCGATGAGGCCGCTATTACGGCTATCAAGATGCTGGGTCTGCAAAAGCAAGTGTACAGTAAATTATAACAAGCGAACGGGCAAACGAGTGAATGCGCGAATTTAGCCATGCCCTCTCCTGCCCCTTCGTTCATTGACTCATTCACCCTTTCACTCTTTAACAATGCACGTCTGGAAATTTGGCGGTACGTCGGTTGGAAAGCCTGAGCGTATGCAGTCCATCCGCACCCTCATTACGAGTGACGATACTCGTAAAGTTGTCGTTTTGTCGGCCCTCTCGGGCACGACCAATGGTTTGTTAGCCATCGGCGAATCGCTGAAGGCCAACAACGATGCCGATGCCAACGAAAAGATAGATGCCCTGAAAGCACACTATGATGCGTTCATTGGCGAATTATACAAAACGGATGCAGGCCGGGCGGCTGGCCAGCAGGCGGTGGACAGTGAATTTTCGTTCATCCGGTCGTTAACGAGTATCAAGCCCTTTACGCTCAAACAAGAGAAGGAACTGGTGGCCGAAGGTGAACTGCTGAGTACCCAGCTTTTCCAGGCATACCTCACCGAAGAAGGAGTTACGTCAACGCTCTTGCCCGCGCTGGAATTTATGCGGATCGACGCCGACAACGAGCCGGAGATCCAGTATACCGAGCAGCGGCTGGCCGAGATGCTGCCCCAGCACGCCGATAAGCAGATTATTGTTACGCAGGGTTTCATCTGCCGCAATCCCCGGGGCGAAGTCGACAACCTGAAGCGGGGCGGCTCTGATTATACAGCCTCGCTGATTGGTGGAGCCATTCGGGCGGAAGAAATTCAGATCTGGACCGACATCGACGGTATGCACAATAACGACCCGCGTATTGTGAAAAATACCTTCCCGGTTCGGGAGCTGACGTTCGACGAGGCTGCGGAACTGGCATATTTTGGGGCTAAGATCCTGCACCCGTCGACCATCACGCCCGCCCGCATGTTCGGGGTACCCGTCCGATTGAAGAACACCATGGACCCGGCGGCTCCGGGTACGCTCATTGCCGAACGTACAGATACGCCATCGGCCAGTGATCAGGTATTTAAAGCCGTAGCAGCAAAAGACGGCATTACCGCGCTCTATATTCATTCGAGCCGCATGCTGAACGCATATGGATTCCTGCGCCGTATTTTCGAAATATTCGAGAAGTACAAAACGCCAGTCGATATGCTTGCTACCTCGGAAGTGTCGGTATCGGTAACGATCGACAACACCGAACGTATCGACGAAATCATGGCTGAGCTGAGCACGTTCTGTAGCTTGGAAGAGCCCGATTACGACCAGACGATTATCTGCATCGTGGGTAATTTCAGCGCCGATAATGAAGGTGTAGCGGTCCGGGTGTTCAACGCTATGAAGAATATTCCGATTCGGATGATTTCCTACGGCGGCACCGAGAGTAACCTGTCGATGCTGGTTCACGGAACCTACAAAGCACAGGCGCTCAATGCGCTTAACGAAGGATTATTTTCAGCGTAGCTTTGTTATCACGAATGCCATTACCTGGAGTGAAAGAGTATGGCCCTTTCGTCGAGTGTACTGGATACGGTATCTTACCCGTAGTACCACAAACTGAAGAATTCATGGACGTTATCAGGCGTCTTATAAATAAAAGCTAATGCTTCAACTTTCTTTCATCCGCGACAATAAAGAAGCAACGCTGGCCGGACTGCATAAAAAACACTTCGCCAATGCCGAAACAGTCGTGGACCAACTCATCGACCTCGACCAGCAACGGCGTGACACCCAGAACGAACTCGACAACGTACTGGCCCAGTCTAACGTGAAAGCAGGGCAAATCGGCGCGCTGATGAAAGCAGGCGATAAAGCCGCTGCCGATGCCGCTAAAGTGGAAACAGCCGCTCTGAAAGCCCGCTCGAAAGAGCTGGGCGATAGCCTCCGCCAGCTCGAAGCTGATTTGCAGGCGGTTCTGGTGACACTTCCAAACCTGCCCCACAGCAGCGTTCCCGAAGGTCGTACGGCCGACGATAACGAAGTGATCTTTGAGCATGGCACCATTCCAACGCTCCACGACAACGCCCAACCGCATTGGGAACTGATCGAGAAGTACGACATCATCGACTTTAAGCTCGGCGTCAAAATTTCGGGGGCGGGGTTCCCGGTCTATAAAGGCAAGGGAGCCCGGATTCAGCGGGCCATGATCAACTTCTTCCTCGACGAAGCCCTCAAAGCGGGTTATGCCGAGGTTCAGCCGCCGATCCTGATCAACGAGGAGTCAGGGTTTGGAACGGGGCAGTTGCCCGACAAGGAAGGTCAGATGTATTTCGCCACTGACGATAAGCTGTACCTGATTCCCACCGCCGAGGTACCCATCACGAACATGTACCGCGATGTGATCCTGCCCGAAGCACAGCTCCCCACCAAGAACGTTGGCTATACACCCTGTTTCCGGCGTGAAGCAGGTTCATGGGGCGCTCACGTCCGGGGTTTGAATCGCCTGCACCAGTTTGACAAAGTTGAAATTGTGCGGGTCGAAAGACCAGAGAACTCGTATGCCGCCCTGGAAGAAATGAGTCAGTACGTACAATCGCTGCTGCAAAAGCTGGAGCTTCCGTATCGGGTACTACGGCTCTGCGGGGGCGATATGGGCTTCACTTCGGCGCTGACCTACGACATGGAAGTGTGGTCGGCGGCTCAGGGGCGCTGGCTGGAGGTGAGCTCGGTATCGAATTTTGAAACCTACCAGGCAAACCGGCTCAAACTGCGCAGTAAGCTCGATGGCAAGATGCAGCTCCTGCATACCTTAAACGGGTCGGCGCTGGCGCTGCCCCGCATCCTGGCTTCTATTCTGGAAAACAACCAGACGCCCGAGGGAATTCGTATTCCAGCCGTACTGGTCCCCTACTGTGGCTTCGATACGATTGCCTGATTAGTGCCCTACCGGGCCATAGTAAAGCATCCACCAACAATCTGGGTACGCTCCGGTTGTTGATGGATGCTTTGTTTTTGGGTAGTGAACAGGCGGGGCATACGTTCATTCAGGGGGAAGCACCGGGACCAGAGCCATCCGGATGAATCCCCAGCGGCATACATTTTCCCGCGTTGTGTTATCGTTATACTAACTAATACCCTCCTTTCAGGGTTGTGTGAGGGGCCGGAAAGCCAGGCAGACAGAACGACCTATTTTTGTACTTAATTCGATACCCAATTTAGCATCATGGCGGAACGTATCACCTACGGCAAAACGTGGTGGGGACAACAGTGGCTCAATGCGCTGAACAACATTGATATGGCAAACCGCCTGCCGCGCGGGAAAACCTATGCCAACAAAGGAGCCGTTCAGGGACTAAAGATCGATGGGAACCAGATCAGCGCTTCCATCAAAGGCGCTGCCCCCCGACCCTATCGCTCCAAACTGTCGGTACCCCTGTTTGCCAAGGAAGATAACGCATTGCTGCTCGCCGAAATTCAGGAAAATCCCGCCATCCTGGCTCAGCTACTGAACCGGCAGTTGCCCAGCGAATTAACCGATTTTGCGCAGCAGCAAGGTATCGAGCTTTTTCCGCGCACATACGATGATTTGACCATGGGCTGCTCCTGCCCCGACAACGCCCTTCCCTGCAAACACCTGGCGGCAGTCGTGTACGTTATTGCCAACGAAATTGACCGTAACCCTTTTCTGGTTTTTCAGCTGAAGGGGTTGGATATTCTGGCTGAACTGGAAAAACTCAAGGCCGACTCCCCCGGCCGGGGCATTGAAGCGGTACTCTCTTTCAGAGAGCTGTGCACCGAAGACATCCCCGATGAAGATGAAGACTGGAAACCCGACGATACCGTACGCGCCGGCCTGGACTTTGCCACCATCCCTACCCTTACCGACCAGCTGCTCGATCTGCTGGCACCGGAGGTAACCTTTGCCAAGAGTGATTTTCACAAATCATTAGCCAAAGCCTATAGGCTGTTCAGTAAAGCCGAGTCGGCACGCCCTATCCCGGTCCAGACCGATGACGAGCACGACGCCAGCGACGTACCTGACCCCAGCGACAGTATCGAGATTCAGATCGATGAACTGATGAAGCTGCGGAAGATCAATATATTCAGCGAACACGGCGAGCCCCGGCCACTCAAGGATTTTTCGCTGACCGACCTGACCGGCTGGCTCGATACACTCACCGAAGCCGACTGGCCCGAAATGAGCGACTCGGTCAGGGCGCTGTACCTGACGCAGCAGTTTACGGCCGTGCTCCTGCGCCGGGGGGCGGTAGTTCCCCAGCTACTACGGGTTGGGCCTACCGAAGAGCAATATCGGGTTCGCTGGTTACCGGCCACCCTCAACGAGACGGTGCGTAACCTGACCAGCCAGCTTACCTCACAGCTCTCACCTACCCTGCTCACCGTACGCTGGCAGAAAGATATTCTGGCCCTGCCCAACGAACAGCAGGTGCTTATGCTCTGCTCACTGCTGATGCGCCGTACCATCAAGCAGTCGACCATCGAACTATGGGAACGCTGGCCGCTCGAAGATGCCGACCGGCTGTTTTTTGGTATTGAAACAATACGGTTCGAAGGGTTCGGCAAGCGGGACATACCCCTTGCCATGCAGCTCTGGCTAAACGATTTCTTCCTGAGCCACAAGCGATTTGTGCCCATCATGATGGTGGAAGATAACGAATTGGGCGACGAGTTTCGGCTCAGTCTGCTCATCCGGGACCGCGAAGCCGACGATACGGCGTCTCCCGTTCCTCTACCGGAATTACTGACCGAGAAACGCCACGCCACCATTCGGATGGCCGTTCTGCAGGACTTGCTCGTTCTCTCGCGCCACTTCCCCGACCTGGCGAAGCTGACCCAGAAAGACGGTCCCGCTTACCTGTTCTACAAACCCCAGGATTTTGTGAACGTTCTGCTGGATACCCTGCCACGTATGCAGCTGCTGGGCATTAGCCTCCTCCTGCCCCGGTCGCTGCGGCACTGGGTTCGGCCGCAGGTGGGTGGCCGGCTGAAAGCCAAGGTGACGGACAAGACTGCGTTCATGCGGCTGGACGACATGCTCACCTTCGACTGGCAGATTGCGCTGGGCGACGAGATGGTGAACGTTCGGGATTTTCAGAAGCTGGTCAACAACTCGTCGGGTCTGATTAAAATAAAAGACCAGTACGTATTACTCGATCCTACGGAGTTGACCAAACTGTACAAACAACTCGAAAGTCCACCGGAGCTAACGGGTCCTGAACTACTCCGGGCGGCCCTGACGGAAGAGTACCGAGGAGGGCGGCTGGGAATTTCGGCGGATGTGCGTGGTCTCATCAAGAAGTTTATCGATAGTCCCGAGCAACCGCTACCTACTACGCTCAAAGCAACGCTTCGCCCCTACCAGCATCGTGGTTACGACTGGCTCGTCAAGAACACGGAACTGGGTATGGGCAGCCTGCTGGCCGATGATATGGGGTTGGGAAAGACCCTGCAAATCATTGCCCTACTGCTCAAATTCAAGCAGGAGGGTCGATTCAAAAAGCAAAAAGGGCTCGTCGTATTACCCACTACACTGCTCACCAACTGGCAGAAAGAAATTGCCCGTTTCGCGCCCGAATTGCAGGCCCGGGTGTACCACGGGTCGAGCCGGAAGCTACCCGCTTCGGCCGATACGTATGATCTGTTACTGACAACCTATGGTGTCGTTCGCTCGGACCTCGACACGCTAAAAAAAATGACCTGGGCGGTCGTCATCATCGACGAAGCGCAGAACATCAAAAATGCCGATACCGAGCAGACGAAGGCTGTCAAAGCCCTTAAATCGTCCATCCGAATCGCCCTCAGCGGCACACCCGTCGAAAACCGGCTGTCGGAATTCTGGAGCATTATGGACTTTGTTAACAAAGGCTACCTGGGCGGGATGAGCAAATTCAACGAAGAGTTTGGCAAACCCATTCAGCAGGAACGCGACCACCAGAAACTCGACCAATTCCGGCGCGTAACGAGCCCATTTCTGCTACGGCGCGTCAAGACGGACAAAACTATTATCAGCGACCTGCCCGACAAGATCGAGAATAACCAGTTCTGTGCCCTCACGCCCGAACAGGCCGCCCTGTACCAGAACGTAGTACAGGAAAGTTTACGCGCCATAGAAGACAAAGACGGCATTGCCAGGCGTGGACTGGTGCTTAAGCTGATGACAGCGCTCAAGCAGATCGGGAACCACCCGCATCAGTACCTGAAGAAGGGAAACGCGGCACCATCCCTTTCCGGCAAGGCTACCCTGCTGCTCAACCTGCTCGAAACGATCTATGCCAACCACGAAAAAGTGTTGATCTTCACGCAGTACAAAGAGATGGGTGAACTGTTGCAACAGTTCATTCAGCAGGCGTTTGGGCAGCAGCCGTTGTTTTTGCATGGGGGTACCTCCCGCGCCGACCGCGACGAGATGGTTGAGCAATTCCAGCGCAACCGCTCCGACCACACGTTCATCCTGTCGCTCAAAGCGGGCGGTACGGGTCTGAACCTGACCCAGGCCAACCACGTCATTCACTACGACCTGTGGTGGAATCCTGCCGTGGAAAGCCAGGCCACTGACCGGGCTTTCCGGATTGGTCAGACAAAGAACGTATTGGTCTACCGCCTGATGAATCAGGGAACGCTGGAAGAGAAGATCGACGCCATGATTCGCTCCAAACGCGAGCTTGCCGACCTCAGCGTCAAAACCGGCGAAACCTGGCTCGGCGATCTCAGCGATGAAGAACTAACCGAACTGGTGAGTTTGGGATAGAACCTATGAACTCAATGGACTCGGTCAGTCAACGACCTGTACACCTATCTGGATTTTACAACGCAGCTGTATGATCCGGCAAACACAGGTCATGAATCAGGAGGTTAACGCAGCTTATTTTAGCAATGCCATGACAGCACTGTCACCCATGACGGCGCGGGCGGGGCGCGCATGTTCCGCGTTGAATACCTGCAACGCGGCTGGTTCGAGCACCGTATTGGGTGTTTCATCAATCTGGCCGTCTTTCAAAATCCGGTTGAGGTCCAGCTTCAGGTGCTTAGCCAGAAACCGGTAGGCTGCCGCCCGTTTACTGGGACCATAATCATGTCCTTCGGTGGACAGGTGCACATTCTCTACCCGATCACCGGCACCGTAGTAGCTGTAAACGGTCTGTATATATGGAAACTCAACGGTGGGCGTATTTTTTGTCCAGTCCTTGCCATCCGAGACCAGCAGGAGCGGCCGGGGTGCGGCCAAAGCAGCAATGTCTACGTTGCTGGCCTGGTGGGTCGGGCGTTTGTGAATAGGCATCCCGCTCTCGCAGACGCACCCGCCAAAGAAGTGCGCCGACACCATCACAACGGGCACCGAAACCGTCACGCGGGCATCCAGCGCCGTAAGCAGGAACGTTTGCGTTCCCCCGCCCGATTCGCCCGATACAGCTATACGATTTACATCCACATCGGGAAGGCTTGCCAGGAAGTCGATTGACCGCATGCCGTTCAGGATCTGCAGTTTCAGAGCCTCGGGTATCTTGTGCGAACACTGCTTCGAGTCGCCGTAGCCGAGCATG is a window from the Spirosoma rigui genome containing:
- a CDS encoding MlaE family ABC transporter permease codes for the protein MSRIGRYFIFLGSLFRNREKMGVYLKLIMDECNSIGVGSVFIVALVASFIGAVTCVQTAYNLSNPFVPRNIIALIVRDSTILELAPTITCIVLAGKVGSNIAGELGTMRITEQIDALEVMGINSSSYLILPKVIASILMFPLLVILAGFLSILGGYIAGVLAGVISPEDYVSGLRYDYKPFGVAFALIKTTAFAFLTSTISAFQGYNVSGGALEVGSASTSAVTNSCIAIVAADFILTQLLLT
- a CDS encoding ABC transporter ATP-binding protein; translation: MIDIKHVAKTFGDRQVLAGIDGTFKPGETSLIIGGSGTGKSVLLKCMIGLIKPDEGQVLYDGRDFLTVDEDDQKTIRREMGVLFQGSALFDSKTVLENVRFPLDMLTDQSKADKKDRAMECLQRVGLQEAADRMPSEISGGMKKRVGIARAIVLNPKYLFCDEPNSGLDPLTSIKIDQLIKEITDEFKITTVVITHDMNSMMEIGDKIMFLYQGNKLWEGNSATLTQSSVSELNEFIFASKLIRDMQH
- a CDS encoding TonB-dependent receptor, giving the protein MKKKTTYYASLLLLLCLSVCQVQAQLVISGTVRETDDQATASQLLPGAAITIEGTYIGTFTDASGNFRLTNLKPGPVSVRVSLLGYEPQTQMLNLTQDVTLPIVLKKTAIAVDEVVVSATRANQKSAIAYTDVSRRDLDKLNMGQDIPQLLNFTPSIVTTSDAGTGVGYTGIRIRGSDATRVNVTLNGIPYNDAESQGTFFVDMPDFASSVSSIQIQRGVGTSTNGAGAFGASVNIQTNKLEAKPYAETNLSAGSFGTRKVNVLAGTGLLNNHFVLDARLSKINSDGYVDRAFSDLKSFYLSGGYYSDKSFIRFNVFSGQERTYQSWGGVPENLLKTNRTFNPYTYENEIDNYQQDNYQLIGSHELSRNWRLNTSFFYTKGKGYYEQYRPNDKYSNYGLPNVTIGDSIIQRTDIIRRRWLANDYYGTVFSLDYNSFGKLTANIGGGWNQYQGGHYGEIIWARVAGNTNIRDRYYNDDAVKTDFNLYAKAFYQFSPKLNAFADMQVRTVGYSFLGFNSQLQNVQQSASLTFFNPKAGVTYTLNDRSTVYASVGVGHREPNRDDYTQSTPQSRPKAEQLIDYEAGYKIQSSGLAFTANLYYMDYKNQLALSGKLNDVGAANRINIPVSYRAGIELEAGVRLAKNLRWNVNATFSQNKVKNFTEYLDNFDDGSQQSFQYRETDISFSPNVIAGSQLLFTPAKGLELGLLSKHVGKQYLDNTSNEGRKLNAYTTNDIRIIYSIKPKFAQEIAFTLLFNNVLNELYESNGYTFAYIAEGKVTAENAYYPQAGRNFLAGIRVRF
- a CDS encoding tetratricopeptide repeat protein, which gives rise to MSKKNTGLDFLEDPDALENKLEDVGDFFQQNRNIVLGLVGGLVVLIVGFFGYRAYVGSQDETAQVELFPSVYKLEADSLKQALNGDGKTPGLLAVADNYGSTPGGNLAEFYAGVGLLKQGKYDEAIDHLKDFSSSDLLVQARAYALIGDAYMEKKSYDEAADYYQKAADYKSNKFFTPGYLMKLAVAYEQAKQNDKAISTYNDIIEKYAQSAEAVSARKYKSVLEATVGES
- the ribH gene encoding 6,7-dimethyl-8-ribityllumazine synthase, with the translated sequence MSSAHKNLSVFSTSELPDISHRRFVILVSEWNTDVTEALFEGAYNVLVEHGAKTENIIRGNVPGSYELSLGALWFAQRDDIDAVIALGCVIQGETKHNDYINHAVAQGLTNVSLKTGKPVIFGVLTPNDQQQALDRAGGKHGNKGDEAAITAIKMLGLQKQVYSKL
- a CDS encoding DUF4926 domain-containing protein is translated as MSEFDLVVLQDDTANGRLKVGDVGTILTVYNDGKAFEVEFVTLTGESVAVETLLPHQIRMVRSSEVMAVRDMMVKEETNS